One Ananas comosus cultivar F153 linkage group 23, ASM154086v1, whole genome shotgun sequence genomic window carries:
- the LOC109728365 gene encoding ABC transporter A family member 1 isoform X1 gives MGPTQRQLRAMLRKNWLLKIRHPFTTCTEILLPTIVMLMLIGIRTRVDTQIHPVQAYIKKGMFVEVGKSEISLSFDSILKLMFANGEHLAFVPDSYETRSMVDVLTLKFPLLKMVGRIYKDELDLESYIRSDLYGINDHTKNLSNPKIRGAIVFHGQGPKLFDYSIRLNHTWAFSGFPDVKTIMDVNGPYLNDLELGMNIVPTLQYGFSGFLTLQQVVDSLVILMAQQTGNNITAEIRELRQSHSSVVQSDVGSSWTRFFPANISIAPFPTREYTDDEFQSIVKDVMGVLYLLGFLYPISRLISNSVYEKEQKIKEGLHMMGLKDEIFYLSWFITYSLQFAISSAVITVCTMSSLFLYSDKSIVFMYFFLFGISAVMLSFFISTFFSRAKTAAAVGTLSFLGAFFPYYSVNDPAVPMIWKILASLLSPTAFALGTVNFADYERAHVGLRWTNMWQASSGVNFLVCLAMMVVDAILYCFIALYLDKVLPREYGVRYPWNFLFTRVYWQRRKTFDCYSESLGSISSDQLLEGKVHSSNQVFSAPSVEPISLDMKQQELDGRCVHIRNLRKIYTTKKRVCCAVNSLHLTLFENQILALLGHNGAGKSTTISMLVGLLPPTSGDAVIFGKSIRTHMDEIRKTLGVCPQNDVLFAELTVKEHMEIFAILKGVEENCLERAVTEMIDEVGLSDKINTVVGSLSGGMKRKLSLGIALIGNSKVIILDEPTSGMDPYSMRSTWQLIKKIKKGRVILLTTHSMDEADVLGDRIAIMANGHLRCCGSSLFLKHRFGVGYTLTIVKNAPSASVVVEIVHHHVPTATLLSDVGTEISFRLPLSASSSFEGLFREIESCIRRPGMKTEDVFVCNDNFFGVQSYGISVTTLEEVFMKVSGQSIDDDDTAEYHISHNTPDSLVSEASNPALLKPSNTKPLCFELHLKLCRSLCFAVGKGCSLIFAAVCSFIGFFTAKFCGCGMLTQSTLWKHSKALISKRAISARRDRRTIVFQLFIPAVFLLFGLLFLRLKPHPDQDSVTLTTSYFNPLLSGGGGGGPIPFNLTLPIAKQVAANIKGGWIQKQEPRAFKFPDSEKTLADAIDAAGPSLGPVLLSMSEYLITSLNESYQSRYGAVVMDDQNDDGSVGYTVLHNSSCQHSAPTYINIVNSAILRLATGDKNMTIRTRNHPLPMTESQRLQRHDLDAFSASIIVGIAFSFIPASFAVAIVKEREVKAKHQQLISGVSILSYWLSTYIWDFISFLFPTSLAMLLFFIFGLNQFIGTNCFIPTLVLFLEYGLAVASSTYCLTFFFSDHSAAQNVVLLVHFFSGLILMVISFLMGLVEATKSANSLLKILFRLSPGFCFTDGLASLALRRQDMKRGTGSGVLDWNVTGASICYLVAESIIYFLITIGLELMPYEKPRLTTFKDWWHHFASLKNGKTDSHLQPLLGSQDETHVTIADEDEDVRAERNKILAGSANNAIIYLHNMRKVYPARGNHAAKVAVDSLTFSVQEGECFGFLGTNGAGKTTTLSMLTGEECPSDGTAYIFGNDIRLHPKAARRHIGYCPQFDALLEFLTPREHLELYARIKDVPEISINNVVKEKLVEFDLWKHADKPSYALSGGNKRKLSVAIAMIGNPPIVILDEPSTGMDPIAKRFMWDVISRLSTRRGKTAIILTTHSMNEAQALCTRIGIMVGGRLRCIGSPQHLKTRFGNHLELEVKPTEVSSIEIDAVCRTIQQLLFDFPSHSRSLLSHLETCIGGNGNLLLENVSEICLTREMVSLITRMLGNEDCGKTVLCSKRVTDGVFAEQISEQLTRDGGVPLRIFAEWWLAKQKFSLIDSFVLSSFPGATFHGCNGLSVKYQLPYGEDSSLADIFGHVEHNREKLGIGEYSISQSTLETVFNHFASTY, from the exons ATGGGGCCGACGCAGCGGCAGCTGCGCGCCATGCTCCGCAAGAACTGGCTCCTCAAAATTCGCCACCCGTTCACTACCTGTACCGAG ATTCTGCTGCCAACGATTGTAATGCTTATGCTGATCGGCATCCGCACGAGGGTCGACACGCAGATTCATCCCGTGCAAGC GTATATCAAGAAGGGCATGTTTGTTGAAGTGGGCAAGAGCGAGATATCTCTGAGTTTTGATAGCATACTGAAGCTGATGTTTGCAAATGGTGAACATTTGGCTTTCGTGCCCGACTCGTATGAGACTAGGTCGATGGTGGATGTGCTTACTTTAAAATTTCCACTGCTGAAG ATGGTCGGAAGAATATACAAGGATGAGTTGGACCTTGAGAGTTACATACGCTCGGATCTATATGGCATTAATGATCACACCAA GAACTTGTCAAATCCCAAGATTAGAGGAGCTATTGTGTTTCATGGGCAGGGTCCTAAATTATTTGACTACAGCATACGCCTCAATCACACCTGGGCTTTCTCAGGCTTTCCTGATGTTAAAACCATCATGGATGTAAATGGACCTTATCTCAATGACTTGGAACTAGGCATGAATATTGTACCAACTCTTCAATATGGTTTTAGTGGCTTCTTAACT CTGCAGCAAGTTGTGGACTCATTAGTAATACTTATGGCACAGCAAACTGGAAATAATATTACTGCAGAGATTAGAGAGCTACGGCAGTCTCATTCATCTGTAGTTCAGTCTGATGTTGGCTCTTCTTGGACACGGTTTTTCCCTGCAAACATCAGTATAGCTCCATTTCCTACTCGTGAATACACAGATGATGAGTTTCAGTCCATCGTAAAGGATGTCATGGGAGTACT ATATCTTTTGGGATTTCTCTATCCAATATCTCGTCTAATCAGCAATTCTGTCTATGAAAAG GAGCAAAAGATCAAAGAAGGCCTGCACATGATGGGTCTTAAAGATGAAATATTTTACCTTTCCTGGTTTATTACGTATTCTTTACAG TTTGCAATATCTTCAGCAGTCATTACAGTGTGCACAATGAGCAGCCTTTTTCTATACAGCGATAAATCAATAGTCTTCATGTATTTCTTCTTGTTTGGGATAAGTGCAGTCATGCTTTCATTTTTTATCTCCACATTCTTTTCTCGAGCAAAGACAGCAGCAGCGGTTGGCACTTTGTCTTTCCTTGGGGCTTTCTTTCCTTACTACTCGGTCAATGACCCGGCTGTTCCAAT GATATGGAAGATCTTGGCTTCTTTGCTTTCCCCCACTGCCTTTGCTCTTGGGACAGTGAATTTTGCTGATTATGAGCGTGCTCATGTTGGACTTCGGTGGACAAATATGTGGCAG GCCTCATCTGGAGTAAATTTTTTGGTATGTCTTGCGATGATGGTGGTTGATGCTATTCTCTATTGCTTCATTGCTCTCTACCTTGATAAG GTTCTTCCTAGAGAGTATGGAGTTCGTTATCCGTGGAACTTTCTGTTTACAAGGGTATACTGGCAGAGAAGGAAAACATTTGACTGTTATTCTGAGAGCCTGGGATCTATAAGTAGTGATCAATTATTAGAAGGCAAGGTGCACTCTTCTAATCAAGTTTTCTCTGCGCCTTCCGTTGAGCCAATAAGTTTGGATATGAAACAGCAGGAACTTGATGGCCG TTGTGTTCACATCCGGAATTTGCGTAAAATCTACACGACAAAGAAGAGAGTCTGTTGTGCGGTCAACTCACTTCATCTTACTCTATTTGAAAATCAGATACTTGCTCTTCTAG GCCATAATGGTGCTGGAAAAAGCACGACTATTTCAATGCTTGTTGGTCTTCTTCCACCGACATCTGGTGATGCAGTAATTTTTGGCAAGAGTATAAGGACGCACATG GATGAGATACGGAAGACATTAGGTGTCTGCCCTCAAAATGATGTACTTTTTGCAGAACTAACA GTCAAAGAGCATATGGAAATATTTGCTATTCTCAAAGGTGTTGAAGAAAACTGCTTGGAGAGGGCAGTGACTGAAATGATTGATGAG GTTGGTTTGTCAGACAAAATTAATACAGTTGTTGGCTCTCTTTCTGGGGGAATGAAGAGGAAATTGTCTCTTGGTATTGCGCTTATTGGAAATAGCAAG gTAATCATCCTTGATGAACCAACTAGTGGAATGGATCCATACTCGATGCGATCAACATGGCAGTTAATAAAGAAGATTAAGAAGGGAAGAGTAATATTGTTGACAACACACTCCATGGATGAAGCTGATGTTTTGGGTGATCGAATAGCTATTATGGCTAATGGTCACCTGAGGTGCTGTGGAAG CTCCCTTTTCTTGAAGCATAGATTCGGGGTTGGTTATACGCTTACTATCGTAAAG AATGCTCCTTCTGCCTCTGTGGTCGTGGAGATTGTTCATCATCATGTCCCAACAGCAACACTGTTGTCCGAT GTAGGTACAGAAATTTCCTTTAGACTCCCTCTTTCAGCTTCGTCATCTTTCGAGGGCTTGTTTCGTGAAATTGAAAGCTGCATTAGAAGACCAGGCATGAAAACAGAGGATGTCTTTGTATGTAATGATAACTTTTTTGGCGTCCAGAGCTATGGTATTTCTGTTACGACTTTGGAGGAAGTATTTATGAAGGTCTCTGGGCAAAgcattgatgatgatgatacagCCGAATATCACATATCTCATAATACGCCCGACTCTTTGGTTTCCGAAGCTTCTAATCCTGCACTGTTAAAGCCCTCAAATACAAAACCACTATGTTTTGAACTTCATTTGAAACTTTGCAGATCATTATGTTTTGCTGTAGGAAAAGGTTGCAGTTTGATATTTGCTGCAGTGTGCAGTTTCATAGGATTTTTCACTGCTAAATTCTGCGGTTGCGGCATGCTTACACAGTCTACACTGTGGAAACATTCCAAAGCCCTTATCTCGAAAAGGGCAATTTCTGCCCGAAGGGATCGAAGAACAATTGTATTTCAGTTGTTCATTCCAGCCGTCTTTCTGCTGTTTGGTCTGCTTTTTCTCAGACTTAAGCCACATCCTGATCAGGATTCTGTGACCCTTACGACTTCATATTTTAATCCTTTACTAAGCGGGGGTGGTGGCGGAGGTCCGATTCCATTCAATCTCACTCTGCCTATTGCTAAGCAG GTTGCCGCTAATATAAAAGGTGGTTGGATTCAAAAGCAAGAACCAAGGGCTTTCAAGTTCCCCGATTCTGAAAAAACACTTGCTGATGCTATTGATGCAGCTGGGCCAAGCTTGGGTCCTGTTCTTCTCTCCATGAGTGAATATCTAATTACTAGTTTGAACGAGTCTTACCAGTCAAG GTATGGTGCTGTTGTAATGGATGATCAGAATGATGATGGGAGTGTAGGATACACGGTGTTGCACAACAGTTCTTGTCAACATTCAGCACCAACCTACATTAATATAGTAAATTCTGCGATTTTGAGGCTTGCAACTGGCGATAAAAATATGACAATTCGAACTCGTAACCACCCATTGCCAATGACTGAGTCACAGAGATTACAACGACAT GATTTAGATGCCTTCTCTGCTTCAATCATTGTTGGCATTGCATTTTCCTTTATCCCTGCCTCATTCGCAGTCGCTATTGTTAAG gAGCGTGAAGTCAAGGCAAAGCATCAGCAGCTAATTAGTGGG GTTTCTATATTATCATATTGGCTTTCGACGTACATATGGGACTTCATCAGTTTCTTATTTCCTACATCACTTGCCATgctactattttttattttcg GTTTGAATCAATTTATTGGAACTAACTGTTTCATACCGACACTTGTACTCTTCTTGGAATATGGTCTGGCAGTTGCCTCATCGACTTATTGTCTTACATTCTTCTTTTCTGACCATTCAGCTGCACAG AATGTGGTTTTGCTGGTTCACTTTTTCAGCGGGCTTATTCTTATGGTTATTTCATTCCTTATGGGACTAGTTGAGGCAACTAAAAGTGCTAATTCTTTACTGAAG attttatttaGGTTATCCCCTGGATTTTGCTTCACTGATGGGCTTGCTTCGCTTGCTCTGAGACGGCAAGATATGAAACGAGGAACTGGTAGTGGTGTTCTTGACTGGAATGTTACCGGTGCCTCTATCTGCTATTTAGTTGCTGAG agcataatatattttcttatcacAATTGGACTGGAACTGATGCCTTATGAAAAACCAAGATTAACCACATTTAAAGACTGGTGGCATCATTTTGCCTCTCTTAAAAATGGCAAAACTGACAGCCACCTCCAGCCTCTTCTTGGATCGCAAGATGAGACTCATGTCACAATAGCTGATGAGGATGAAGATGTACGAGCTGAAAGGAACAAGATACTTGCTGGTTCTGCTAATAATGccataatctacttgcataatATGCGGAAG GTGTACCCTGCTAGAGGAAATCACGCTGCAAAGGTAGCCGTTGATTCACTGACATTCTCTGTTCAGGAAGGTGAATGCTTTGGCTTTCTAGGAACAAATGGTGCAGGGAAGACCACAACTTTGTCCATGTTGACTG GCGAAGAGTGTCCATCAGATGGTACTGCATATATCTTTGGGAATGACATAAGATTACATCCAAAAGCTGCTCGTCGGCAT ATAGGATACTGCCCACAGTTTGATGCACTTCTAGAATTTTTGACGCCTCGCGAGCATCTTGAGCTTTATGCAAGAATAAAGGATGTTCCTGAAATCAGCATAAATAAT GTTGTCAAAGAGAAGTTGGTGGAGTTCGATCTATGGAAGCATGCTGATAAACCATCTTATGCACTAAGTGGAGGTAACAAGCGCAAGCTGTCTGTTGCTATTGCAATGATTGGGAATCCGCCGATAGTCATTCTTGACGAGCCCTCAACCG GTATGGATCCCATAGCGAAGCGGTTCATGTGGGATGTCATCTCTCGTTTATCTACTAGGCGAGGAAAGACGGCTATTATCCTAACAACTCATAGCATGAATGAAGCTCAGGCCCTTTGTACACGCATCGGCATAATG GTTGGAGGCCGACTAAGATGCATTGGGAGCCCACAGCACCTGAAGACTCGTTTTGGAAACCACCTTGAGCTTGAG GTGAAGCCCACTGAGGTCAGCTCAATTGAGATAGATGCTGTTTGTAGAACAATTCAACAACTTCTCTTTGATTTCCCTAGTCATTCAAGAAGCCTATTGAGTCACCTAGAAACTTGTATTGGTGGGAATGGAAATTTGTTGTTGGAAAATGTTTCAGAAATCTGTTTGACACGGGAAATGGTGAGTTTGATAACAAGGATGCTTGGCAATGAGGATTGTGGCAAAACAGTTTTATGTTCCAAACGGGTCACTGATGGCGTGTTTGCTGAACAAATATCTGAGCAACTTACTCGAGATG GAGGGGTGCCGCTGAGAATATTTGCTGAATGGTGGTTGGCCAAACAAAAGTTTTCACTGATTGATTCTTTTGTTCTCTCCTCGTTTCCCGGGGCTACATTCCACGGTTGCAATGGGTTGAGTGTTAAATACCAG TTGCCATATGGAGAGGACTCTTCTCTTGCTGACATATTTGGGCATGTGGAGCATAACAG GGAGAAACTTGGTATAGGAGAATATAGCATCAGTCAATCAACCCTGGAGACTGTATTTAATCATTTTGCTTCTACTTACTAA
- the LOC109728365 gene encoding ABC transporter A family member 1 isoform X2 → MFVEVGKSEISLSFDSILKLMFANGEHLAFVPDSYETRSMVDVLTLKFPLLKMVGRIYKDELDLESYIRSDLYGINDHTKNLSNPKIRGAIVFHGQGPKLFDYSIRLNHTWAFSGFPDVKTIMDVNGPYLNDLELGMNIVPTLQYGFSGFLTLQQVVDSLVILMAQQTGNNITAEIRELRQSHSSVVQSDVGSSWTRFFPANISIAPFPTREYTDDEFQSIVKDVMGVLYLLGFLYPISRLISNSVYEKEQKIKEGLHMMGLKDEIFYLSWFITYSLQFAISSAVITVCTMSSLFLYSDKSIVFMYFFLFGISAVMLSFFISTFFSRAKTAAAVGTLSFLGAFFPYYSVNDPAVPMIWKILASLLSPTAFALGTVNFADYERAHVGLRWTNMWQASSGVNFLVCLAMMVVDAILYCFIALYLDKVLPREYGVRYPWNFLFTRVYWQRRKTFDCYSESLGSISSDQLLEGKVHSSNQVFSAPSVEPISLDMKQQELDGRCVHIRNLRKIYTTKKRVCCAVNSLHLTLFENQILALLGHNGAGKSTTISMLVGLLPPTSGDAVIFGKSIRTHMDEIRKTLGVCPQNDVLFAELTVKEHMEIFAILKGVEENCLERAVTEMIDEVGLSDKINTVVGSLSGGMKRKLSLGIALIGNSKVIILDEPTSGMDPYSMRSTWQLIKKIKKGRVILLTTHSMDEADVLGDRIAIMANGHLRCCGSSLFLKHRFGVGYTLTIVKNAPSASVVVEIVHHHVPTATLLSDVGTEISFRLPLSASSSFEGLFREIESCIRRPGMKTEDVFVCNDNFFGVQSYGISVTTLEEVFMKVSGQSIDDDDTAEYHISHNTPDSLVSEASNPALLKPSNTKPLCFELHLKLCRSLCFAVGKGCSLIFAAVCSFIGFFTAKFCGCGMLTQSTLWKHSKALISKRAISARRDRRTIVFQLFIPAVFLLFGLLFLRLKPHPDQDSVTLTTSYFNPLLSGGGGGGPIPFNLTLPIAKQVAANIKGGWIQKQEPRAFKFPDSEKTLADAIDAAGPSLGPVLLSMSEYLITSLNESYQSRYGAVVMDDQNDDGSVGYTVLHNSSCQHSAPTYINIVNSAILRLATGDKNMTIRTRNHPLPMTESQRLQRHDLDAFSASIIVGIAFSFIPASFAVAIVKEREVKAKHQQLISGVSILSYWLSTYIWDFISFLFPTSLAMLLFFIFGLNQFIGTNCFIPTLVLFLEYGLAVASSTYCLTFFFSDHSAAQNVVLLVHFFSGLILMVISFLMGLVEATKSANSLLKILFRLSPGFCFTDGLASLALRRQDMKRGTGSGVLDWNVTGASICYLVAESIIYFLITIGLELMPYEKPRLTTFKDWWHHFASLKNGKTDSHLQPLLGSQDETHVTIADEDEDVRAERNKILAGSANNAIIYLHNMRKVYPARGNHAAKVAVDSLTFSVQEGECFGFLGTNGAGKTTTLSMLTGEECPSDGTAYIFGNDIRLHPKAARRHIGYCPQFDALLEFLTPREHLELYARIKDVPEISINNVVKEKLVEFDLWKHADKPSYALSGGNKRKLSVAIAMIGNPPIVILDEPSTGMDPIAKRFMWDVISRLSTRRGKTAIILTTHSMNEAQALCTRIGIMVGGRLRCIGSPQHLKTRFGNHLELEVKPTEVSSIEIDAVCRTIQQLLFDFPSHSRSLLSHLETCIGGNGNLLLENVSEICLTREMVSLITRMLGNEDCGKTVLCSKRVTDGVFAEQISEQLTRDGGVPLRIFAEWWLAKQKFSLIDSFVLSSFPGATFHGCNGLSVKYQLPYGEDSSLADIFGHVEHNREKLGIGEYSISQSTLETVFNHFASTY, encoded by the exons ATGTTTGTTGAAGTGGGCAAGAGCGAGATATCTCTGAGTTTTGATAGCATACTGAAGCTGATGTTTGCAAATGGTGAACATTTGGCTTTCGTGCCCGACTCGTATGAGACTAGGTCGATGGTGGATGTGCTTACTTTAAAATTTCCACTGCTGAAG ATGGTCGGAAGAATATACAAGGATGAGTTGGACCTTGAGAGTTACATACGCTCGGATCTATATGGCATTAATGATCACACCAA GAACTTGTCAAATCCCAAGATTAGAGGAGCTATTGTGTTTCATGGGCAGGGTCCTAAATTATTTGACTACAGCATACGCCTCAATCACACCTGGGCTTTCTCAGGCTTTCCTGATGTTAAAACCATCATGGATGTAAATGGACCTTATCTCAATGACTTGGAACTAGGCATGAATATTGTACCAACTCTTCAATATGGTTTTAGTGGCTTCTTAACT CTGCAGCAAGTTGTGGACTCATTAGTAATACTTATGGCACAGCAAACTGGAAATAATATTACTGCAGAGATTAGAGAGCTACGGCAGTCTCATTCATCTGTAGTTCAGTCTGATGTTGGCTCTTCTTGGACACGGTTTTTCCCTGCAAACATCAGTATAGCTCCATTTCCTACTCGTGAATACACAGATGATGAGTTTCAGTCCATCGTAAAGGATGTCATGGGAGTACT ATATCTTTTGGGATTTCTCTATCCAATATCTCGTCTAATCAGCAATTCTGTCTATGAAAAG GAGCAAAAGATCAAAGAAGGCCTGCACATGATGGGTCTTAAAGATGAAATATTTTACCTTTCCTGGTTTATTACGTATTCTTTACAG TTTGCAATATCTTCAGCAGTCATTACAGTGTGCACAATGAGCAGCCTTTTTCTATACAGCGATAAATCAATAGTCTTCATGTATTTCTTCTTGTTTGGGATAAGTGCAGTCATGCTTTCATTTTTTATCTCCACATTCTTTTCTCGAGCAAAGACAGCAGCAGCGGTTGGCACTTTGTCTTTCCTTGGGGCTTTCTTTCCTTACTACTCGGTCAATGACCCGGCTGTTCCAAT GATATGGAAGATCTTGGCTTCTTTGCTTTCCCCCACTGCCTTTGCTCTTGGGACAGTGAATTTTGCTGATTATGAGCGTGCTCATGTTGGACTTCGGTGGACAAATATGTGGCAG GCCTCATCTGGAGTAAATTTTTTGGTATGTCTTGCGATGATGGTGGTTGATGCTATTCTCTATTGCTTCATTGCTCTCTACCTTGATAAG GTTCTTCCTAGAGAGTATGGAGTTCGTTATCCGTGGAACTTTCTGTTTACAAGGGTATACTGGCAGAGAAGGAAAACATTTGACTGTTATTCTGAGAGCCTGGGATCTATAAGTAGTGATCAATTATTAGAAGGCAAGGTGCACTCTTCTAATCAAGTTTTCTCTGCGCCTTCCGTTGAGCCAATAAGTTTGGATATGAAACAGCAGGAACTTGATGGCCG TTGTGTTCACATCCGGAATTTGCGTAAAATCTACACGACAAAGAAGAGAGTCTGTTGTGCGGTCAACTCACTTCATCTTACTCTATTTGAAAATCAGATACTTGCTCTTCTAG GCCATAATGGTGCTGGAAAAAGCACGACTATTTCAATGCTTGTTGGTCTTCTTCCACCGACATCTGGTGATGCAGTAATTTTTGGCAAGAGTATAAGGACGCACATG GATGAGATACGGAAGACATTAGGTGTCTGCCCTCAAAATGATGTACTTTTTGCAGAACTAACA GTCAAAGAGCATATGGAAATATTTGCTATTCTCAAAGGTGTTGAAGAAAACTGCTTGGAGAGGGCAGTGACTGAAATGATTGATGAG GTTGGTTTGTCAGACAAAATTAATACAGTTGTTGGCTCTCTTTCTGGGGGAATGAAGAGGAAATTGTCTCTTGGTATTGCGCTTATTGGAAATAGCAAG gTAATCATCCTTGATGAACCAACTAGTGGAATGGATCCATACTCGATGCGATCAACATGGCAGTTAATAAAGAAGATTAAGAAGGGAAGAGTAATATTGTTGACAACACACTCCATGGATGAAGCTGATGTTTTGGGTGATCGAATAGCTATTATGGCTAATGGTCACCTGAGGTGCTGTGGAAG CTCCCTTTTCTTGAAGCATAGATTCGGGGTTGGTTATACGCTTACTATCGTAAAG AATGCTCCTTCTGCCTCTGTGGTCGTGGAGATTGTTCATCATCATGTCCCAACAGCAACACTGTTGTCCGAT GTAGGTACAGAAATTTCCTTTAGACTCCCTCTTTCAGCTTCGTCATCTTTCGAGGGCTTGTTTCGTGAAATTGAAAGCTGCATTAGAAGACCAGGCATGAAAACAGAGGATGTCTTTGTATGTAATGATAACTTTTTTGGCGTCCAGAGCTATGGTATTTCTGTTACGACTTTGGAGGAAGTATTTATGAAGGTCTCTGGGCAAAgcattgatgatgatgatacagCCGAATATCACATATCTCATAATACGCCCGACTCTTTGGTTTCCGAAGCTTCTAATCCTGCACTGTTAAAGCCCTCAAATACAAAACCACTATGTTTTGAACTTCATTTGAAACTTTGCAGATCATTATGTTTTGCTGTAGGAAAAGGTTGCAGTTTGATATTTGCTGCAGTGTGCAGTTTCATAGGATTTTTCACTGCTAAATTCTGCGGTTGCGGCATGCTTACACAGTCTACACTGTGGAAACATTCCAAAGCCCTTATCTCGAAAAGGGCAATTTCTGCCCGAAGGGATCGAAGAACAATTGTATTTCAGTTGTTCATTCCAGCCGTCTTTCTGCTGTTTGGTCTGCTTTTTCTCAGACTTAAGCCACATCCTGATCAGGATTCTGTGACCCTTACGACTTCATATTTTAATCCTTTACTAAGCGGGGGTGGTGGCGGAGGTCCGATTCCATTCAATCTCACTCTGCCTATTGCTAAGCAG GTTGCCGCTAATATAAAAGGTGGTTGGATTCAAAAGCAAGAACCAAGGGCTTTCAAGTTCCCCGATTCTGAAAAAACACTTGCTGATGCTATTGATGCAGCTGGGCCAAGCTTGGGTCCTGTTCTTCTCTCCATGAGTGAATATCTAATTACTAGTTTGAACGAGTCTTACCAGTCAAG GTATGGTGCTGTTGTAATGGATGATCAGAATGATGATGGGAGTGTAGGATACACGGTGTTGCACAACAGTTCTTGTCAACATTCAGCACCAACCTACATTAATATAGTAAATTCTGCGATTTTGAGGCTTGCAACTGGCGATAAAAATATGACAATTCGAACTCGTAACCACCCATTGCCAATGACTGAGTCACAGAGATTACAACGACAT GATTTAGATGCCTTCTCTGCTTCAATCATTGTTGGCATTGCATTTTCCTTTATCCCTGCCTCATTCGCAGTCGCTATTGTTAAG gAGCGTGAAGTCAAGGCAAAGCATCAGCAGCTAATTAGTGGG GTTTCTATATTATCATATTGGCTTTCGACGTACATATGGGACTTCATCAGTTTCTTATTTCCTACATCACTTGCCATgctactattttttattttcg GTTTGAATCAATTTATTGGAACTAACTGTTTCATACCGACACTTGTACTCTTCTTGGAATATGGTCTGGCAGTTGCCTCATCGACTTATTGTCTTACATTCTTCTTTTCTGACCATTCAGCTGCACAG AATGTGGTTTTGCTGGTTCACTTTTTCAGCGGGCTTATTCTTATGGTTATTTCATTCCTTATGGGACTAGTTGAGGCAACTAAAAGTGCTAATTCTTTACTGAAG attttatttaGGTTATCCCCTGGATTTTGCTTCACTGATGGGCTTGCTTCGCTTGCTCTGAGACGGCAAGATATGAAACGAGGAACTGGTAGTGGTGTTCTTGACTGGAATGTTACCGGTGCCTCTATCTGCTATTTAGTTGCTGAG agcataatatattttcttatcacAATTGGACTGGAACTGATGCCTTATGAAAAACCAAGATTAACCACATTTAAAGACTGGTGGCATCATTTTGCCTCTCTTAAAAATGGCAAAACTGACAGCCACCTCCAGCCTCTTCTTGGATCGCAAGATGAGACTCATGTCACAATAGCTGATGAGGATGAAGATGTACGAGCTGAAAGGAACAAGATACTTGCTGGTTCTGCTAATAATGccataatctacttgcataatATGCGGAAG GTGTACCCTGCTAGAGGAAATCACGCTGCAAAGGTAGCCGTTGATTCACTGACATTCTCTGTTCAGGAAGGTGAATGCTTTGGCTTTCTAGGAACAAATGGTGCAGGGAAGACCACAACTTTGTCCATGTTGACTG GCGAAGAGTGTCCATCAGATGGTACTGCATATATCTTTGGGAATGACATAAGATTACATCCAAAAGCTGCTCGTCGGCAT ATAGGATACTGCCCACAGTTTGATGCACTTCTAGAATTTTTGACGCCTCGCGAGCATCTTGAGCTTTATGCAAGAATAAAGGATGTTCCTGAAATCAGCATAAATAAT GTTGTCAAAGAGAAGTTGGTGGAGTTCGATCTATGGAAGCATGCTGATAAACCATCTTATGCACTAAGTGGAGGTAACAAGCGCAAGCTGTCTGTTGCTATTGCAATGATTGGGAATCCGCCGATAGTCATTCTTGACGAGCCCTCAACCG GTATGGATCCCATAGCGAAGCGGTTCATGTGGGATGTCATCTCTCGTTTATCTACTAGGCGAGGAAAGACGGCTATTATCCTAACAACTCATAGCATGAATGAAGCTCAGGCCCTTTGTACACGCATCGGCATAATG GTTGGAGGCCGACTAAGATGCATTGGGAGCCCACAGCACCTGAAGACTCGTTTTGGAAACCACCTTGAGCTTGAG GTGAAGCCCACTGAGGTCAGCTCAATTGAGATAGATGCTGTTTGTAGAACAATTCAACAACTTCTCTTTGATTTCCCTAGTCATTCAAGAAGCCTATTGAGTCACCTAGAAACTTGTATTGGTGGGAATGGAAATTTGTTGTTGGAAAATGTTTCAGAAATCTGTTTGACACGGGAAATGGTGAGTTTGATAACAAGGATGCTTGGCAATGAGGATTGTGGCAAAACAGTTTTATGTTCCAAACGGGTCACTGATGGCGTGTTTGCTGAACAAATATCTGAGCAACTTACTCGAGATG GAGGGGTGCCGCTGAGAATATTTGCTGAATGGTGGTTGGCCAAACAAAAGTTTTCACTGATTGATTCTTTTGTTCTCTCCTCGTTTCCCGGGGCTACATTCCACGGTTGCAATGGGTTGAGTGTTAAATACCAG TTGCCATATGGAGAGGACTCTTCTCTTGCTGACATATTTGGGCATGTGGAGCATAACAG GGAGAAACTTGGTATAGGAGAATATAGCATCAGTCAATCAACCCTGGAGACTGTATTTAATCATTTTGCTTCTACTTACTAA